Proteins found in one Vagococcus carniphilus genomic segment:
- a CDS encoding ABC transporter substrate-binding protein — MKGFKKVATVAGAALLLVSLAACGGSNKDAKKDKSGGKDGTTTLLMYQVGDKPDNYDELMTIANKQIKEKINAELDLQYIGWGDWNQKMSTIIASGENYDISFASNYVANAQKGAYADLTDLAPKYAKEAYDQLDETYIKGNLVDDKLYGFPVNGNVYSQQMLTFNKQYIDKYNLNIDDIESYADAEKVLTEFHEKEPKIAAFAIGQNFNISGDYDYPLGKDLPFAIKLDDNKNPKIINQYDDKAMMDNLKLYRKWHEAGIIPVDAATNTTGFPLEGNTWFMREETQGPMDYGDTVLTNAAGQEIVSKAITKPYRTTAQAQMANFVVANVSKNKEKSVELLGLLNSDPELLNGLVWGVEGKAWEKAGEDKIKLLDGYKPNTHMAAWNTGNNMILYTQDTLSDDLVKERDKKIEESITSPTLGFNFKTDKVKTEITNISNVMSRYKDSLNTGSVDPEKNVPKLINDLEKAGWDKVREEMQTQLDEFLK, encoded by the coding sequence GTGAAAGGTTTTAAAAAAGTAGCAACAGTTGCAGGAGCAGCTTTGTTATTAGTTAGTTTAGCAGCATGTGGTGGCTCTAATAAAGACGCTAAAAAAGATAAGTCAGGCGGTAAAGATGGTACAACAACACTTTTAATGTACCAAGTTGGTGATAAACCAGATAACTATGATGAGTTAATGACAATCGCTAATAAGCAAATTAAAGAAAAGATTAACGCTGAACTTGACTTACAATACATTGGTTGGGGCGACTGGAACCAAAAAATGAGTACAATTATCGCTTCAGGCGAAAATTATGATATTTCGTTTGCTTCTAACTATGTAGCTAATGCTCAAAAAGGAGCTTATGCAGATTTAACTGACTTAGCACCTAAATACGCAAAAGAAGCGTATGATCAATTAGATGAAACTTATATTAAAGGGAACTTAGTGGATGATAAATTATATGGTTTCCCGGTAAATGGTAATGTTTATTCTCAACAAATGTTAACATTCAATAAACAATATATTGATAAATATAATTTAAATATTGATGATATTGAGTCTTATGCAGATGCGGAAAAAGTTTTAACTGAGTTCCATGAAAAAGAACCTAAAATAGCAGCATTTGCTATTGGTCAAAACTTTAATATTTCTGGTGATTATGACTATCCATTAGGAAAAGATTTACCTTTTGCTATCAAGTTGGATGATAATAAGAATCCTAAAATCATCAATCAATATGATGACAAAGCAATGATGGATAACTTAAAACTATATCGTAAGTGGCATGAAGCTGGTATTATTCCAGTTGATGCAGCGACTAACACAACTGGTTTCCCATTAGAAGGAAATACTTGGTTCATGCGTGAAGAAACACAAGGACCTATGGATTATGGTGATACTGTTTTAACAAATGCAGCGGGACAAGAAATTGTTTCTAAAGCCATTACAAAACCTTATAGAACAACTGCTCAAGCGCAAATGGCTAACTTTGTTGTAGCAAATGTTTCAAAAAACAAAGAAAAATCTGTTGAGCTTCTAGGTCTTCTAAATAGCGACCCTGAATTATTAAATGGTTTAGTTTGGGGAGTTGAAGGAAAAGCATGGGAAAAAGCTGGCGAAGATAAAATTAAATTGTTAGATGGTTACAAACCTAATACACATATGGCAGCTTGGAACACAGGTAATAACATGATTCTTTATACGCAAGATACTTTATCAGATGATTTAGTTAAAGAACGTGACAAGAAAATTGAAGAATCAATTACTTCACCAACATTAGGTTTTAACTTCAAAACAGATAAAGTGAAAACAGAAATAACAAATATCTCAAACGTTATGAGTCGTTATAAAGACAGCTTGAACACAGGTTCTGTTGACCCAGAAAAAAATGTTCCTAAGTTAATTAATGATTTAGAAAAAGCTGGTTGGGATAAAGTAAGAGAAGAAATGCAAACTCAATTAGATGAATTTTTAAAATAG